A section of the Streptobacillus ratti genome encodes:
- the guaB gene encoding IMP dehydrogenase, protein MNKILLEGLTFDDVLLVPQSSNVIPSEVELKTKLTKRLSLNVPIISAAMDTVTEAELAIAIAREGGIGFIHKNMTIERQADEVGKVKIFESGMITNPITLNIGSDLQEAYDIMKKYKISGLPVINSENELLGIITNRDLKYREDLSAKVVDVMTKENLITAKVGTTFEEAKQILLEHRIEKLPIVENGKLKGLITIKDIDNVANYPNACKDEKGRLRVGAAVGIGADTLRRVKALVDAGVDVITVDSAHGHSRGVIEKIKEIRREFPNLNLIGGNIVTKQAAIDLVEAGVDAVKVGVGPGSICTTRVVSGVGMPQLSAVMEVAEYCNEKGIGVIADGGIKLSGDIVKAIAAGADCVMLGGLLAGTHESPGEEILYNGRAYKSYVGMGSLIAMKRGSKDRYFQLESATDKLVPEGIESMVPLKGKLKDVLFQLCGGLRSGMGYCGTPTIEELKINGKFVRITNAGLKESHPHDVIVTKEAPNYSGIK, encoded by the coding sequence ATGAATAAAATTTTATTAGAGGGATTAACTTTTGACGATGTGTTATTAGTACCTCAAAGTTCAAATGTAATACCAAGTGAGGTAGAATTGAAAACTAAATTAACTAAAAGATTATCATTGAATGTACCAATTATTAGTGCGGCAATGGATACAGTTACTGAGGCAGAACTTGCAATAGCTATAGCAAGAGAAGGTGGAATAGGATTTATTCATAAAAATATGACTATAGAAAGACAAGCTGATGAAGTAGGTAAAGTTAAAATATTTGAAAGTGGTATGATAACAAATCCTATTACTTTAAATATTGGTTCTGATTTACAAGAAGCTTATGATATAATGAAAAAATATAAGATATCTGGATTGCCAGTTATAAATAGTGAAAATGAATTATTAGGAATAATAACAAATAGAGATTTAAAATATAGAGAAGACTTAAGTGCTAAAGTTGTAGATGTTATGACAAAAGAAAATTTAATTACAGCTAAAGTTGGAACAACTTTTGAAGAGGCTAAACAAATCTTATTAGAACATAGAATAGAAAAATTACCTATAGTTGAAAATGGTAAATTAAAAGGATTAATTACTATTAAAGATATAGATAATGTTGCAAATTATCCTAATGCTTGTAAAGATGAAAAAGGAAGATTAAGAGTTGGTGCAGCAGTAGGAATAGGAGCAGATACTCTAAGAAGAGTTAAGGCTTTAGTAGATGCAGGAGTAGATGTAATTACTGTTGATTCTGCTCATGGGCATTCAAGAGGTGTAATTGAAAAAATAAAAGAAATTAGAAGAGAATTTCCAAATTTAAATTTAATAGGTGGAAATATAGTTACAAAACAAGCAGCAATAGATTTAGTAGAAGCTGGAGTAGATGCTGTAAAAGTTGGAGTAGGTCCAGGTTCTATTTGTACAACTCGTGTTGTATCAGGTGTTGGTATGCCACAATTATCTGCTGTAATGGAAGTTGCAGAATATTGTAATGAAAAAGGAATAGGAGTAATTGCAGATGGTGGAATAAAACTTTCTGGAGATATAGTTAAGGCTATAGCAGCAGGAGCTGATTGTGTAATGTTAGGTGGATTACTTGCTGGAACACATGAATCACCAGGAGAAGAAATACTATATAATGGTAGAGCATATAAGAGTTATGTAGGTATGGGTTCATTAATAGCTATGAAAAGAGGAAGTAAGGATAGATATTTCCAACTTGAATCTGCTACTGATAAATTAGTACCTGAGGGAATAGAATCTATGGTTCCTTTAAAAGGTAAATTAAAAGATGTTTTATTCCAATTATGTGGAGGATTACGTTCAGGTATGGGATATTGTGGAACACCTACTATAGAAGAATTAAAAATTAATGGGAAATTTGTTAGAATTACTAATGCAGGATTAAAAGAATCACATCCACATGATGTTATAGTAACAAAAGAAGCACCAAATTATAGTGGAATTAAATAG